CCCGTCTGGTGAAACAAGACTGGCTTCAGTTCCATGTAGATACTGAAAATTTTTAATGGTTTCGGGGGTCAAAGAATCTCGGCAGGCTTCACGGTTTTCAGGTGTTGGAGAGTACCAATAATTCTCCCATGGTCCCCATGCGTCACTAAATCCCTCCATATAAGCGTTGCCATTCTGACTGATAATTGCTTGAACTCTTTCGGGGTAAGCTACTGCCAAACGATAGCCAACAGGTGCACCGTAATCAAACACATAAAGGATATAATGCTTTAGAGCTAATACTTCAGTAAAACTTTCAACTACTCTGAACAGATTTTCAAATGTAAATTTAAATTGACTGCGCGGTGGAGTTATTGTTTGGCCGAACCCAGGAAGATCAGGGGCAATGACACGATATTGTTCTGCCAGCTTAGGAATAAGGTCTCGAAACATATGACTTGAAGATGGGAATCCGTGTAATAATAAAATTACTTGACCGTTCTTAGGACCAGCTTCACGATAAAAAACTTCAACATCCCCGACTTTTTGTTTATGATAACTGATTTTCAATTTTTACATCTCCTTTAAATTTTTTATTATCACTCCAGAAGAACGATTTATTATAACCTCTAAAAATGAAATTTAGCGGTTATGTAACTCTATGTTACTACTCGTTTCCTAACTTGTAAACGTATTTTTTAAAGGTTATAATTAAATGGAGGTGAAACATATTGAACAAATCACTATTTTTATTAGGTGGAACAGCATGGATAAACCTGGTGAATACGCAGTATATCTCCGAAAACCAAACCATTGATATCCTGATCGATCCATCCAAAACTCTTCAGTGGCTTGAAGATAATAAATTATTACGGAAGTCAGATTTTCTGGCTTTAAAAAATGGAGAAATTTTTAATTCTCTTATAGAGGACCTCAAATCACTACGTGACCTTAGCAAAATGATTTTAGGTGATTTAGAAAAACAAGGAAAACTTTCTCTAAATCTCACGGAGCAATTAAAAAGGCTTACCAAACAAATTAAGGTAAGCCTATCTATTGATTCAGAGTTTAACATGGTCTATGAAGGATTAACGACCAGAGAACAAGTGCAATATTTAATCATCCAATCAATTATTCAAACACTAAATTCAACTCCTGCACATCGAGTTAGGAAATGCGAACACCAGGAATGTCAGCTCTATTTTGTCGATACTTCAAAATCAGGAAAAAGGCGCTGGTGTAGTATGGAATTATGCGGAAATCGCCAAAAAGCAGCAGAATTTTATGCAAGGAAAAAGAAAAAGGAATAAGTACTTTAAAAAGACTTCTGCAAAGCAAATTCTATGGTTTAACTATGAATCTACCATCATGCTGTTCCTTTTGGTAAAATAACCAAAAAGGGCAGGAGCTGATCACCATGGAACACTTCCTATTTAACCAGCTGGCGTTTGTGAGAAACCAAACCCTGAAGCAGCTGGAAGGCGTGACAGAGGATATGGCCGATCGTATTCCGGATGGGTTCAGGAACTCAATCCGCTGGAATGCGGGACATGTGTATGTTGTATTAGAGCGGTTTGCTTTTTCATCCACAGGTATTCCGCAAGTATTGCCGGATGGGTTTAAAGAGCAGTTTGAGTACGGATCCACCCCGTTAAACGGGCATTCTTTTCCGGTCCCGACGCTTGATGAGCTGAAGGATCTCATGGAAGTGCAGCAATCCAGGATTCGGGAAGCGCTGGCTGGCCGCCTGGAGGAAAAGGTTCCTGCTCCGTATACGACTTCTGCCGGAATGACGCTTGAGACGGTCGAACAATTCCTCACCTTCAGCTTGTATCATGAGGGAATGCACTTTAATACGATTAAACTTTATAAGATGCTGCTCTTCCGTCAGCAGTGAAAAGCCACTTTTTAATAAGTGGTTTTTTTTATCGTTTTGAAAGATATGATTTTGCATTTGAATAAATGTTTTACAAAAATATCCTTAGAGAGATTCTTAGATGGTATATTTATCTTTATGAGTCTATGGGGGTGTTTTTTTTATCAGGAATAAAGTCACGTTAGTTGGGATGGTTGCCATTATTGTGATAGTAAGTTATCCAATATTGAGTCAATTTTTCGTAGGGGCGATATTTAGCCATACCTATTCAGAAAAGGAGTCTAATATTGAGAAGGTGTCTCAGAATATAAAAAAAGATCTTCTTCAGAAATACAACGAAGAGTTTGTAATTGAATCGGCAAGTTTTAATATAGCGGAGGATGCTTACACCTTTAGTATTTCTCCTAAGATGAATAAATCAGTCACATTTGATTTATTACAGAAGGATGGCGAAAACAGTTTTATTGAAAACTATGATTTTAAAAAGCTTTTATATAATAAAGTGCAAGCTGTAATCTCTAAGTCCAAATTCATTTCCCAATTAAGGATAGCGGGTATTGATGAGGAGAAGTTTGAAGAATACGATCAAAATAAAGACTTCTCTAGTTGGCCGTTCACCATATATTTAGTAACCAGTTTGTATCATGATAATCCAAAAAATATACAAAATAATGTACAGAAACTAATAAGGGAATATGCCAACGAAAATTTAATGTCCTATGAAATCAACCTAATAATCTTAAATGAAGAATTTAATAAGACAGAAATTGAACGAATCTTAAGCAGCGATGGCAATTATAATGTTTTTGAAAAAGACTACAAAGATAGCGTGATTAGTGTTTGTAATTTTAACAAGCGGGATAACAAAATCGTTTCAGATTACAGTTGTAAGAAGTGAAGAATGAATAGGCAGTAAGTTAGTTTGGTGAGGTCAAAACTTCCGCCAATCCCCCCGACAACAAGCCCTGTCCCTTCCACCATCCATTCATAAGCTAACCATAGCAAAAGAATGATATGGCCGGTTCGGTCACATGGGAAAGGGAGAATGCATTTGTTTACAGGCGGGTTTCGGAA
The Metabacillus sp. FJAT-52054 genome window above contains:
- a CDS encoding alpha/beta hydrolase, which produces MKISYHKQKVGDVEVFYREAGPKNGQVILLLHGFPSSSHMFRDLIPKLAEQYRVIAPDLPGFGQTITPPRSQFKFTFENLFRVVESFTEVLALKHYILYVFDYGAPVGYRLAVAYPERVQAIISQNGNAYMEGFSDAWGPWENYWYSPTPENREACRDSLTPETIKNFQYLHGTEASLVSPDGYSLDIAYMSRPEAEDIQLDLILDYRSNVERYPDFQAYFRKFQPKLLAVWGKNDPAFLSAGAEAYKRDIPSAEVHLLDTGHFALETHAAEISELIHKFLKKVKLITG
- a CDS encoding CGNR zinc finger domain-containing protein, yielding MNKSLFLLGGTAWINLVNTQYISENQTIDILIDPSKTLQWLEDNKLLRKSDFLALKNGEIFNSLIEDLKSLRDLSKMILGDLEKQGKLSLNLTEQLKRLTKQIKVSLSIDSEFNMVYEGLTTREQVQYLIIQSIIQTLNSTPAHRVRKCEHQECQLYFVDTSKSGKRRWCSMELCGNRQKAAEFYARKKKKE
- a CDS encoding DinB family protein, whose translation is MEHFLFNQLAFVRNQTLKQLEGVTEDMADRIPDGFRNSIRWNAGHVYVVLERFAFSSTGIPQVLPDGFKEQFEYGSTPLNGHSFPVPTLDELKDLMEVQQSRIREALAGRLEEKVPAPYTTSAGMTLETVEQFLTFSLYHEGMHFNTIKLYKMLLFRQQ